Proteins encoded by one window of Heliangelus exortis chromosome 5, bHelExo1.hap1, whole genome shotgun sequence:
- the CLMN gene encoding calmin isoform X2, producing the protein MAGQEWDWFQREELIGHISDIRVQNLQVERENVQKRTFTRWINLHLGKCKPPLKVKDLFIDIQDGKILMALLEVLSGQKLMHEYKSSTHRIFRLNNIAKALKFLEDSNVKLVSIDAAEIADGNSSLVLGLIWNIILFFQIKELTGNLNRNSSSSSLSSGPSGPESDTSHPSTPNVERMPVTVKDQRKAIRALLIWVQRKTRKYGVAVQDFASSWRSGLAFLAVIKAIDSTLVDMKQALEKSARENLEDAFSIAQYKLGVPRLLEPEDIMVESPDEQSIVTYVAQFLEHFPELEGEDFMDPDKELPIESTYVHIKDSPSEKESKILILSESDENMYMVNHERRHPAPPKVLIHDTPERLPSETAPEKCNGKFSQVLGDSQEMSEEEPQRPTSLKITGSVSFESSSSWEGLSDKFVPREGAITDGQLKQNDAPSPPVPTHQKNSLDSFEDYSEELTKETSTEYDNETKSLSANTSSLSPLSWTSGILTDESINKVEESKPKASIILPEDTSKQEDTQKYVLQLLNEEMKLPQNEHTDQSPGFETVESNHCSLNGSNLKSQELSRQHETSDDSLSDVPKSSEDPDSSDEADSSSEVPLSSSKVSVIPHDLFYYPHYNVPISAVLDAYLEPCIGGYDIGNNKKDASETLKEILHEKGSPEQSYKEDSPEPDLRNKLGVPPSEMDTENGKEEATETNSHINSSNEEVPLLAEEELEIEKDSKKATNHQDTTLPQHPEPLVDHLEHFSTAMEIPGKNSNMEEKGKNMIKAEDLHISEFGIPTLSQDKLEEIADCQEFRTSNSDSNTYLRKRSPNTSKEETYIENDQKMTDMGENPLIIRKKKDLEASETPAPAHEMEIVEQPELFYFIIFFWVLVYCLLLIPQLRSNKV; encoded by the exons TGGAACGGGAAAATGTACAGAAGAGGACATTTACCAGATGGATAAACCTACATTTGGGAAAG tGCAAGCCTCCTCTGAAAGTGAAAGACTTGTTTATTGATATACAAGATGGCAAAATCTTGATGGCACTACTGGAAGTCCTGTCTGGACAAAAGCTG atGCATGAATACAAGTCTTCAACCCATCGTATTTTTCGTTTGAACAACATAGCCAAAGCACTTAAGTTCTTGGAGGATAGTAAT GTAAAACTTGTCAGCATCGATGCAGCAGAAATAGCAGATGGAAATTCCTCTCTGGTACTTGGACTAATATGGAATATAATCTTGTTTTTTCAG ATTAAGGAGCTGACGGGTAACCTCAACAGAAACTCCTCCTCTTCCAGTCTGTCTTCTGGACCCAGTGGTCCTGAGTCAGACACATCCCACCCCAGCACTCCCAACGTGGAGAGGATGCCTGTCACAGTGAAGGATCAGCGGAAAGCCATCAGAGCCCTTTTAATTTGGGTtcagaggaaaaccagaaa GTATGGTGTTGCAGTTCAGGACTTTGCCAGCAGTTGGAGGAGTGGCCTTGCTTTCTTAGCCGTCATAAAAGCAATAGACTCTACTTTGGTAGACATGAAGCAGGCACTAGAAAAATCTGCTCGAGAAAACCTGGAGGATGCTTTCAGCATAGCACAATATAAGCTGGGTGTTCCTCGGCTCCTAGAACCAGAAG ATATCATGGTGGAATCACCCGATGAGCAGTCAATTGTGACATATGTGGCACAATTCCTGGAACACTTCCCGGAGCTGGAAGGG GAAGATTTTATGGATCCCGACAAGGAGCTTCCAATTGAGTCCACATATGTCCATATCAAAGATTcaccttcagaaaaagaaagcaaaatcttgATTTTAAGTGAAAGTGATGAAAACATGTACATGGTTAATCATGAAAGGCGTCATCCTGCACCTCCAAAGGTTCTTATTCATGACACCCCTGAGAGATTGCCATCAGAAACTGCTCCTGAAAAATGTAATGGGAAGTTCAGTCAAGTGTTAGGTGATTCACAGGAAATGTCTGAAGAGGAGCCTCAGAGGCCCACCTCCCTGAAAATTACAGGCTCTGTCAGTTTTGAATCCAGTTCCTCTTGGGAGGGTCTAAGTGATAAATTCGTGCCACGTGAAGGGGCCATAACTGATGGTCAACTGAAACAGAATGATGCCCCTTCTCCACCTGTTCCAACACATCAGAAAAATTCTCTTGACTCTTTTGAAGACTATTCTGAAGAATTAACTAAGGAAACCTCAACTGAATATGACAATGAAACTAAGAGCCTTTCAGCCAATACTTCTTCGTTGAGTCCATTATCCTGGACTTCAGGTATACTTACAGATGAATCTATAAATAAAGTAGAAGAGAGCAAACCAAAAGCTTCAATTATTTTACCGGAAGATACCTCAAAACAAGAGGATACACAAAAGTATGTTCTTCAACTTCTAAATGAGGAAATGAAACTTCCACAAAATGAACATACAGATCAATCCCCTGGCTTTGAGACAGTAGAGAGTAACCATTGTTCACTGAATGGTTCTAATCTCAAAAGCCAAGAACTATCTAGACAGCATGAAACATCTGATGACTCTCTCTCAGATGTGCCTAAAAGTTCAGAGGACCCCGACAGCAGTGATGAAGCTGACTCTTCATCTGAAGTGCCACTCAGTTCTTCAAAAGTATCTGTGATACCCCACGATCTCTTTTATTATCCACATTATAATGTTCCCATATCAGCAGTTTTGGATGCTTACCTTGAGCCTTGTATTGGAGGATATGATAttggaaataacaaaaaagatgCTTCTGAAACATTAAAGGAAATTTTACATGAGAAGGGCTCACCAGAACAGAGCTACAAGGAAGATTCTCCAGAGCCAGACCTGAGGAATAAATTAGGTGTCCCCCCATCAGAAATGGATACTGAGAATGGCAAGGAGGAAGCAACAGAAACTAACAGCCACATTAATTCTTCCAATGAAGAAGTGCCATTGCTAGCAGAGGAAGAGTTAGAAATtgaaaaagacagcaaaaaggCCACCAACCATCAAGATACCACTCTTCCACAACATCCTGAG CCCCTAGTAGACCATCTAGAGCATTTCTCAACAGCCATGGAGATACCAGGAAAAAATAGTAACatggaggaaaaagggaaaaatatgaTCAAAGCAGAAGATTTACACATCTCAGAGTTTGGCATTCCTACTCTATCACAAGATAAACTGGAAGAAATTGCTGATTGTCAGGAATTCAG GACCAGTAACAGTGATTCCAACACTTACCTCCGAAAAAGGTCTCCTAATACTTCCAAGGAG GAAACTTACATTGAAAATGACCAGAAGATGACAGATATGGGTGAAAATCCATTAATCATCAG gaagaaaaaggacttgGAAGCAAGTGAGACGCCAGCACCAGCTCATGAGATGGAGATTGTTGAGCAGCCAGAGCTATTCTACTTCATCATTTTCTTCTGGGTGCTGGTCTACTGCCTTTTACTGATTCCTCAGCTCCGCAGCAACAAAGTTTGA
- the CLMN gene encoding calmin isoform X1 produces the protein MAGQEWDWFQREELIGHISDIRVQNLQVERENVQKRTFTRWINLHLGKCKPPLKVKDLFIDIQDGKILMALLEVLSGQKLMHEYKSSTHRIFRLNNIAKALKFLEDSNVKLVSIDAAEIADGNSSLVLGLIWNIILFFQIKELTGNLNRNSSSSSLSSGPSGPESDTSHPSTPNVERMPVTVKDQRKAIRALLIWVQRKTRKYGVAVQDFASSWRSGLAFLAVIKAIDSTLVDMKQALEKSARENLEDAFSIAQYKLGVPRLLEPEDIMVESPDEQSIVTYVAQFLEHFPELEGEDFMDPDKELPIESTYVHIKDSPSEKESKILILSESDENMYMVNHERRHPAPPKVLIHDTPERLPSETAPEKCNGKFSQVLGDSQEMSEEEPQRPTSLKITGSVSFESSSSWEGLSDKFVPREGAITDGQLKQNDAPSPPVPTHQKNSLDSFEDYSEELTKETSTEYDNETKSLSANTSSLSPLSWTSGILTDESINKVEESKPKASIILPEDTSKQEDTQKYVLQLLNEEMKLPQNEHTDQSPGFETVESNHCSLNGSNLKSQELSRQHETSDDSLSDVPKSSEDPDSSDEADSSSEVPLSSSKVSVIPHDLFYYPHYNVPISAVLDAYLEPCIGGYDIGNNKKDASETLKEILHEKGSPEQSYKEDSPEPDLRNKLGVPPSEMDTENGKEEATETNSHINSSNEEVPLLAEEELEIEKDSKKATNHQDTTLPQHPEPLVDHLEHFSTAMEIPGKNSNMEEKGKNMIKAEDLHISEFGIPTLSQDKLEEIADCQEFRTSNSDSNTYLRKRSPNTSKEETYIENDQKMTDMGENPLIISSQWCWQSPSGFALKNHSWNSGRKKKDLEASETPAPAHEMEIVEQPELFYFIIFFWVLVYCLLLIPQLRSNKV, from the exons TGGAACGGGAAAATGTACAGAAGAGGACATTTACCAGATGGATAAACCTACATTTGGGAAAG tGCAAGCCTCCTCTGAAAGTGAAAGACTTGTTTATTGATATACAAGATGGCAAAATCTTGATGGCACTACTGGAAGTCCTGTCTGGACAAAAGCTG atGCATGAATACAAGTCTTCAACCCATCGTATTTTTCGTTTGAACAACATAGCCAAAGCACTTAAGTTCTTGGAGGATAGTAAT GTAAAACTTGTCAGCATCGATGCAGCAGAAATAGCAGATGGAAATTCCTCTCTGGTACTTGGACTAATATGGAATATAATCTTGTTTTTTCAG ATTAAGGAGCTGACGGGTAACCTCAACAGAAACTCCTCCTCTTCCAGTCTGTCTTCTGGACCCAGTGGTCCTGAGTCAGACACATCCCACCCCAGCACTCCCAACGTGGAGAGGATGCCTGTCACAGTGAAGGATCAGCGGAAAGCCATCAGAGCCCTTTTAATTTGGGTtcagaggaaaaccagaaa GTATGGTGTTGCAGTTCAGGACTTTGCCAGCAGTTGGAGGAGTGGCCTTGCTTTCTTAGCCGTCATAAAAGCAATAGACTCTACTTTGGTAGACATGAAGCAGGCACTAGAAAAATCTGCTCGAGAAAACCTGGAGGATGCTTTCAGCATAGCACAATATAAGCTGGGTGTTCCTCGGCTCCTAGAACCAGAAG ATATCATGGTGGAATCACCCGATGAGCAGTCAATTGTGACATATGTGGCACAATTCCTGGAACACTTCCCGGAGCTGGAAGGG GAAGATTTTATGGATCCCGACAAGGAGCTTCCAATTGAGTCCACATATGTCCATATCAAAGATTcaccttcagaaaaagaaagcaaaatcttgATTTTAAGTGAAAGTGATGAAAACATGTACATGGTTAATCATGAAAGGCGTCATCCTGCACCTCCAAAGGTTCTTATTCATGACACCCCTGAGAGATTGCCATCAGAAACTGCTCCTGAAAAATGTAATGGGAAGTTCAGTCAAGTGTTAGGTGATTCACAGGAAATGTCTGAAGAGGAGCCTCAGAGGCCCACCTCCCTGAAAATTACAGGCTCTGTCAGTTTTGAATCCAGTTCCTCTTGGGAGGGTCTAAGTGATAAATTCGTGCCACGTGAAGGGGCCATAACTGATGGTCAACTGAAACAGAATGATGCCCCTTCTCCACCTGTTCCAACACATCAGAAAAATTCTCTTGACTCTTTTGAAGACTATTCTGAAGAATTAACTAAGGAAACCTCAACTGAATATGACAATGAAACTAAGAGCCTTTCAGCCAATACTTCTTCGTTGAGTCCATTATCCTGGACTTCAGGTATACTTACAGATGAATCTATAAATAAAGTAGAAGAGAGCAAACCAAAAGCTTCAATTATTTTACCGGAAGATACCTCAAAACAAGAGGATACACAAAAGTATGTTCTTCAACTTCTAAATGAGGAAATGAAACTTCCACAAAATGAACATACAGATCAATCCCCTGGCTTTGAGACAGTAGAGAGTAACCATTGTTCACTGAATGGTTCTAATCTCAAAAGCCAAGAACTATCTAGACAGCATGAAACATCTGATGACTCTCTCTCAGATGTGCCTAAAAGTTCAGAGGACCCCGACAGCAGTGATGAAGCTGACTCTTCATCTGAAGTGCCACTCAGTTCTTCAAAAGTATCTGTGATACCCCACGATCTCTTTTATTATCCACATTATAATGTTCCCATATCAGCAGTTTTGGATGCTTACCTTGAGCCTTGTATTGGAGGATATGATAttggaaataacaaaaaagatgCTTCTGAAACATTAAAGGAAATTTTACATGAGAAGGGCTCACCAGAACAGAGCTACAAGGAAGATTCTCCAGAGCCAGACCTGAGGAATAAATTAGGTGTCCCCCCATCAGAAATGGATACTGAGAATGGCAAGGAGGAAGCAACAGAAACTAACAGCCACATTAATTCTTCCAATGAAGAAGTGCCATTGCTAGCAGAGGAAGAGTTAGAAATtgaaaaagacagcaaaaaggCCACCAACCATCAAGATACCACTCTTCCACAACATCCTGAG CCCCTAGTAGACCATCTAGAGCATTTCTCAACAGCCATGGAGATACCAGGAAAAAATAGTAACatggaggaaaaagggaaaaatatgaTCAAAGCAGAAGATTTACACATCTCAGAGTTTGGCATTCCTACTCTATCACAAGATAAACTGGAAGAAATTGCTGATTGTCAGGAATTCAG GACCAGTAACAGTGATTCCAACACTTACCTCCGAAAAAGGTCTCCTAATACTTCCAAGGAG GAAACTTACATTGAAAATGACCAGAAGATGACAGATATGGGTGAAAATCCATTAATCATCAG CTCTCAATGGTGCTGGCAGAGTCCATCGGGATTTGCTCTTAAGAACCACAGCTGGAATTCTGGAAG gaagaaaaaggacttgGAAGCAAGTGAGACGCCAGCACCAGCTCATGAGATGGAGATTGTTGAGCAGCCAGAGCTATTCTACTTCATCATTTTCTTCTGGGTGCTGGTCTACTGCCTTTTACTGATTCCTCAGCTCCGCAGCAACAAAGTTTGA
- the LOC139796672 gene encoding GAS2-like protein 1 yields MQESKGKTHGGRLNKCSVQHRAGITRELEIHCSTIKLEKGSRDPPPSRRQSAGRQRPAQRWLRGVGPGGAEPAQTKPRGARARPRPCGPFRRHRRGARALPALGPAGSCRGRSQGPEDDAGGLRSCGAPRRQGRLLVRRRGRPNQAPRARGRGGSYRRHPTPLGGGAGAPELRPPGAAGSDTRVRPPCSSRGKEQARPGRHLLPARTGPSPALPSTTGRVSLCRCRRRRHFPVAAASLPETVRFLHSPGPGTASSSSLPPAPPTLRKRSTSPTPPAHTNGGRPTPATQARSENSALRSLRAPHPHAMKGAGRLAAKGGDLELITTARKKKGKIRTEERMRVSVHSSNQNVMSEVILRRPGLLHN; encoded by the exons ATGCAGGAATCTAAAGGAAAGACACATGGTGGGAGACTTAACAAATGTAGTGTCCAACACAGAGCAGGAATAACAAGAGAATTGGAAATACACTGCTCAACAATTAAACTTGAAAAG GGCTCCAGAGACCCCCCCCCTTCCCGGAGGCAGAGCGCAGGCCGGCAGCGCCCAGCTCAGCGCTGGCTCCGAGGCGTCGGCCCGGGGGGCGCGGAGCCAGCGCAGACAAAGCCGAGAGGGGCCAGAGCGCGGCCCCGGCCGTGCGGGCCCTTCCGCCGCCACAGGCGCGGGGCCCGGGCCCTGCCAGCGTTGGGGCCCGCGGGAAGTTGCCGAGGCCGATCCCAGGGCCCCGAGGACGATGCTGGCGGCCTCAGGAGCTGCGGGGCCCCTCGGAGACAGGGACGGCTGCTGGTACGGAGGCGGGGCAGACCTAACCAGGCCCCACGGGCGAGAGGGCGGGGAGGGAGCTACCGCCGCCATCCCACGCCGCTCGGCGGCGGCGCTGGGGCTCCGGAGCTGAGGCCGCCAGGGGCGGCGGGCTCCGACACCCGCGTTCGGCCGCCATGCAGCTCCCGGGGCAAGGAGCAGGCGCGCCCGGGCCGCCATCTCCTACCTGCTCGGACGGGACCCAGCCCGGCGCTTCCCTCCACTACAGGCCGCGTCTCATTgtgccgctgccgccgccgccgccatttCCCCGTCGCCGCCGCCTCACTCCCCGAAACTGTCAGGTTCCTCCATTCACCTGGGCCCGGgacagcctcctcctcctcccttccccctgcGCCGCCGACCCTACGCAAACGGAGcacctcccccacccctcccgcCCATACCAACGGGGGACGCCCAACGCCCGCAACGCAAGCCCGCTCCGAGAATTCCGCCCTGCGCAGCTTAAGGGCTCCACATCCGCACGCTATGAAAGGAGCCGGGCGATTGGCGGCGAAAGGCGG GGACTTGGAATTGATAACTACTGCCcgaaaaaaaaaag GTAAAATAAGGACTGAGGAGAGAATGAGGGTGTCAGTACACAGCAGCAACCAGAATGTGATGTCTGAAGTTATTCTTAGGAGACCTGGGCTACTACACAACTGA